The following coding sequences are from one Electrophorus electricus isolate fEleEle1 chromosome 22, fEleEle1.pri, whole genome shotgun sequence window:
- the LOC113582367 gene encoding (Lyso)-N-acylphosphatidylethanolamine lipase-like isoform X3, translated as MQDESESNGKVSRWTWWASWRPTSLSLLKNTETKILDPVSRTPLVMVHGFGGGVGLWIKNLDPLCQSRPVFAFDLLGFGRSSRPRFLLDPVQAEQQSVISIEHWRQALGLEKMILLGHSLGGYLATSYTIQYPERVCHLILVDPWGFSPAPPEGMAKLGFPRWVEALIAVASLFNPLAVIRATGPWGPKLICRVRPDFKKNFEELFNDDTIMEYIYHCNAQTPSGEVGFRTMSRSLLWAKRPMLDRVHLLPPGLPVTLVYGGQSWMDSATGERVAHLRPNSYTHTVVVEGAPHHVYADKSEAFNSVVQSVCDTVD; from the exons ATGCAGGACGAGAGCGAGAGCAACGGAAA AGTATCAAGATGGACTTGGTGGGCTTCGTGGCGTCCtacctctctttccctcttgaAGAATACAGAGACAAAAATATTGGACC CAGTGTCCCGGACTCCACTGGTGATGGTTCATGGTTTCGGGGGAGGTGTGGGTCTCTGGATTAAGAACCTGGACCCCCTGTGTCAGTCTCGCCCTGTCTTTGCATTCGACCTACTGGGGTTTGGACGCAGCTCCCGCCCGCGCTTCCTGCTGGACCCTGTCCAGGCCGAGCAGCAGTCAGTCATCTCTATAGAACACTGGAGGCAGGCCCTGGGCCTGGAAAAAATGATCTTATTGGGCCATAGTTTAGGGGGTTACCTAGCAACATCCTATACCATACAGTATCCTGAGAG AGTTTGTCATCTGATCCTGGTTGACCCCTGGGGCTTTTCACCGGCCCCCCCAGAAGGGATGGCCAAGCTGGGATTTCCACGCTGGGTGGAGGCTCTCATAGCTGTGGCCTCTCTCTTCAACCCACTGGCTGTGATCCGTGCCACAGGCCCCTGGG GTCCTAAGTTAATTTGTCGTGTCCGACCAGACTTCAAGAAGAATTTTGAGGAGCTTTTTAATGATGATACCATTATGGAATATATCTATCACTGCAATGCTCAAACTCCCAG cGGCGAGGTGGGTTTCAGGACTATGTCCAGGTCATTGCTCTGGGCAAAGAGGCCTATGCTGGACAGGGTTCACCTCTTGCCCCCTGGACTCCCAGTAACACTGGTGTATGGTGGGCAGTCGTGGATGGACAGTGCAACCGGAGAAAGAGTCGCCCATCTTAGACCCAACAGCTACACTCACACTGTG gtGGTAGAGGGAGCGCCTCACCATGTCTATGCTGATAAGTCAGAAGCTTTCAATTCTGTGGTGCAGAGTGTCTGTGACACTGTTGATTAA
- the LOC113582367 gene encoding (Lyso)-N-acylphosphatidylethanolamine lipase-like isoform X2 — MQDESESNGKVSRWTWWASWRPTSLSLLKNTETKILDRVQNDLWARFVSLPTQDRIWTITVTHTSLKTAPKPLSRTPLVMVHGFGGGVGLWIKNLDPLCQSRPVFAFDLLGFGRSSRPRFLLDPVQAEQQSVISIEHWRQALGLEKMILLGHSLGGYLATSYTIQYPERVCHLILVDPWGFSPAPPEGMAKLGFPRWVEALIAVASLFNPLAVIRATGPWGPKLICRVRPDFKKNFEELFNDDTIMEYIYHCNAQTPSGEVGFRTMSRSLLWAKRPMLDRVHLLPPGLPVTLVYGGQSWMDSATGERVAHLRPNSYTHTVVVEGAPHHVYADKSEAFNSVVQSVCDTVD, encoded by the exons ATGCAGGACGAGAGCGAGAGCAACGGAAA AGTATCAAGATGGACTTGGTGGGCTTCGTGGCGTCCtacctctctttccctcttgaAGAATACAGAGACAAAAATATTGGACC GTGTTCAGAATGATTTGTGGGCCCGTTTTGTCTCATTACCGACTCAGGACAGAATCTGGACAATCACAGTCACTCATACAAGTCTCAAAACAGCGCCAAAACCAT TGTCCCGGACTCCACTGGTGATGGTTCATGGTTTCGGGGGAGGTGTGGGTCTCTGGATTAAGAACCTGGACCCCCTGTGTCAGTCTCGCCCTGTCTTTGCATTCGACCTACTGGGGTTTGGACGCAGCTCCCGCCCGCGCTTCCTGCTGGACCCTGTCCAGGCCGAGCAGCAGTCAGTCATCTCTATAGAACACTGGAGGCAGGCCCTGGGCCTGGAAAAAATGATCTTATTGGGCCATAGTTTAGGGGGTTACCTAGCAACATCCTATACCATACAGTATCCTGAGAG AGTTTGTCATCTGATCCTGGTTGACCCCTGGGGCTTTTCACCGGCCCCCCCAGAAGGGATGGCCAAGCTGGGATTTCCACGCTGGGTGGAGGCTCTCATAGCTGTGGCCTCTCTCTTCAACCCACTGGCTGTGATCCGTGCCACAGGCCCCTGGG GTCCTAAGTTAATTTGTCGTGTCCGACCAGACTTCAAGAAGAATTTTGAGGAGCTTTTTAATGATGATACCATTATGGAATATATCTATCACTGCAATGCTCAAACTCCCAG cGGCGAGGTGGGTTTCAGGACTATGTCCAGGTCATTGCTCTGGGCAAAGAGGCCTATGCTGGACAGGGTTCACCTCTTGCCCCCTGGACTCCCAGTAACACTGGTGTATGGTGGGCAGTCGTGGATGGACAGTGCAACCGGAGAAAGAGTCGCCCATCTTAGACCCAACAGCTACACTCACACTGTG gtGGTAGAGGGAGCGCCTCACCATGTCTATGCTGATAAGTCAGAAGCTTTCAATTCTGTGGTGCAGAGTGTCTGTGACACTGTTGATTAA
- the LOC113582367 gene encoding (Lyso)-N-acylphosphatidylethanolamine lipase-like isoform X1, giving the protein MQDESESNGKVSRWTWWASWRPTSLSLLKNTETKILDRVQNDLWARFVSLPTQDRIWTITVTHTSLKTAPKPSVSRTPLVMVHGFGGGVGLWIKNLDPLCQSRPVFAFDLLGFGRSSRPRFLLDPVQAEQQSVISIEHWRQALGLEKMILLGHSLGGYLATSYTIQYPERVCHLILVDPWGFSPAPPEGMAKLGFPRWVEALIAVASLFNPLAVIRATGPWGPKLICRVRPDFKKNFEELFNDDTIMEYIYHCNAQTPSGEVGFRTMSRSLLWAKRPMLDRVHLLPPGLPVTLVYGGQSWMDSATGERVAHLRPNSYTHTVVVEGAPHHVYADKSEAFNSVVQSVCDTVD; this is encoded by the exons ATGCAGGACGAGAGCGAGAGCAACGGAAA AGTATCAAGATGGACTTGGTGGGCTTCGTGGCGTCCtacctctctttccctcttgaAGAATACAGAGACAAAAATATTGGACC GTGTTCAGAATGATTTGTGGGCCCGTTTTGTCTCATTACCGACTCAGGACAGAATCTGGACAATCACAGTCACTCATACAAGTCTCAAAACAGCGCCAAAACCAT CAGTGTCCCGGACTCCACTGGTGATGGTTCATGGTTTCGGGGGAGGTGTGGGTCTCTGGATTAAGAACCTGGACCCCCTGTGTCAGTCTCGCCCTGTCTTTGCATTCGACCTACTGGGGTTTGGACGCAGCTCCCGCCCGCGCTTCCTGCTGGACCCTGTCCAGGCCGAGCAGCAGTCAGTCATCTCTATAGAACACTGGAGGCAGGCCCTGGGCCTGGAAAAAATGATCTTATTGGGCCATAGTTTAGGGGGTTACCTAGCAACATCCTATACCATACAGTATCCTGAGAG AGTTTGTCATCTGATCCTGGTTGACCCCTGGGGCTTTTCACCGGCCCCCCCAGAAGGGATGGCCAAGCTGGGATTTCCACGCTGGGTGGAGGCTCTCATAGCTGTGGCCTCTCTCTTCAACCCACTGGCTGTGATCCGTGCCACAGGCCCCTGGG GTCCTAAGTTAATTTGTCGTGTCCGACCAGACTTCAAGAAGAATTTTGAGGAGCTTTTTAATGATGATACCATTATGGAATATATCTATCACTGCAATGCTCAAACTCCCAG cGGCGAGGTGGGTTTCAGGACTATGTCCAGGTCATTGCTCTGGGCAAAGAGGCCTATGCTGGACAGGGTTCACCTCTTGCCCCCTGGACTCCCAGTAACACTGGTGTATGGTGGGCAGTCGTGGATGGACAGTGCAACCGGAGAAAGAGTCGCCCATCTTAGACCCAACAGCTACACTCACACTGTG gtGGTAGAGGGAGCGCCTCACCATGTCTATGCTGATAAGTCAGAAGCTTTCAATTCTGTGGTGCAGAGTGTCTGTGACACTGTTGATTAA